One segment of Penaeus chinensis breed Huanghai No. 1 chromosome 14, ASM1920278v2, whole genome shotgun sequence DNA contains the following:
- the LOC125032115 gene encoding E3 ubiquitin-protein ligase rififylin-like isoform X2 yields the protein MLGGGGSCGGPVSWWCSEVWRCSPKVAPDIASSSAEMANCDQCSVKFSLLKRRRTCANCHLVFCSSCIKTGIGGTRKCNKCIVLSQWPLDISEVGALRVKDLRQYLQAQHINSTTCTEKRELIELVTRHICSQRRMSDSARQNTGAGSGSIFSSTPRPPVFKPPSSNIMRDDGIRVRPSSTLNSDSLGSIRVRPLDSIRVRPSRSLSPDSSEYDPEMDLGIRVFASDSQAGQQERVSSTSPISMEGCSESTEDKCSQCPSEDCTASSCSLDSCPNRASSQPMPCTLHNDSSGQDSIEDISATNDLQLPDSTSMLEEIPGTGEIAQDNTTTALEAEVSEQGVDTSEAPAVETPPEASAPQLEDDAPITTTMSSSSASSSTPSTASSPEPSKPLPNKVVALADLKSEEDIRRLSVRQCKELLALHRVNYSGITEKSELLNKIDMLWKDYQNARQDVEGLPEELLCKICMDSTIDCVFLECGHMIACTQCGKQMAECPVCRQYVVRVVRTFRA from the exons atgctggggggagggggcagctgCGGTGGGCCAGTTTCATGGTGGTGCAGCGAAGTGTGGAGGTGCTCCCCTAAAGTGGCCCCGGACATTGCATCATCAAGCGCAGAGATGGCCAACTGTGACCAGTGCAGCGTCAAGTTTTCACTTCTGAAGAGACGG AGAACCTGTGCAAATTGCCACCTTGTCTTTTGTAGCTCTTGCATAAAGACAGGCATTGGAGGGACGAGAAAATGCAACAAATGTATAGTGTTATCACAATGGCCTCTTGACATCTCTGAGGTTGGAGCCTTGCGTGTCAAGGACCTGAGACAGTACCTCCAGGCACAGCATATCAACAGTACAACATGTACAG AGAAGCGAGAGTTGATTGAGCTGGTGACACGCCACATTTGCAGTCAGCGGCGGATGTCAGATAGTGCGAGACAAAATACAGGTGCTGGGAGTGGGAGCATTTTCTCAAGCACACCGCGACCGCCAGTGTTTAAACCTCCCTCTTCCAATATTATGAGGGATGATGGCATTAGGGTGCGGCCAAGCAGCACACTAAACAGTGACAGTTTGGGCAGCATACGAGTTAGGCCATTAGACAGCATAAGAGTGAGGCCAAGTCGCTCACTCTCTCCCGATTCTAGTGAATATGATCCAGAGATGGATTTGGGCATCAGGGTCTTCGCGTCGGATAGCCAGGCAGGCCAGCAGGAACGTGTGAGCAGCACATCACCCATCAGCATGGAGGGCTGTTCAGAGAGCACGGAGGACAAGTGCTCGCAGTGCCCCAGCGAAGACTGTACAGCCTCCTCTTGTAGCTTAGACTCCTGTCCCAACAGAGCATCTAGTCAACCCATGCCGTGCACCTTGCATAATGATTCCTCAGGGCAAGACAGCATTGAGGACATAAGTGCCACAAATGACCTGCAGTTACCCGACTCCACCAGCATGCTGGAGGAGATCCCAGGAACAGGTGAAATTGCTCAAGATAACACTACCACAGCGCTGGAGGCAGAGGTTTCGGAGCAAGGAGTCGATACTTCAGAGGCACCAGCAGTGGAGACCCCACCCGAGGCCTCTGCACCTCAGTTAGAGGATGACGCACCCATTACCACTACCATGTCCTCTTCGTCagcctcctcctctactccttccaCGGCTTCATCCCCAGAACCTTCAAAACCT CTCCCCAACAAAGTTGTCGCGCTGGCAGACCTGAAGTCAGAGGAGGACATCCGTCGTCTTAGCGTCCGCCAGTGCAAAGAGCTTCTGGCCCTGCACCGGGTCAACTACTCAGGGATCACGGAGAAGTCGGAGCTGTTGAACAAGATTGACATGCTCTGGAAGGATTACCAGAATGCACggcaag ATGTTGAGGGTTTGCCAGAGGAACTGTTGTGTAAGATCTGCATGGATAGCACGATAGACTGTGTCTTTTTAGAGTGTGGACACATGATTGCATGTACACAGTGTGGGAAGCAGATGGCGGAGTGTCCAGTGTGCCGCCAATATGTGGTGCGTGTTGTACGTACTTTCCGAGCTTAA
- the LOC125032115 gene encoding E3 ubiquitin-protein ligase rififylin-like isoform X1 — MLGGGGSCGGPVSWWCSEVWRCSPKVAPDIASSSAEMANCDQCSVKFSLLKRRRTCANCHLVFCSSCIKTGIGGTRKCNKCIVLSQWPLDISEVGALRVKDLRQYLQAQHINSTTCTEKRELIELVTRHICSQRRMSDSARQNTGAGSGSIFSSTPRPPVFKPPSSNIMRDDGIRVRPSSTLNSDSLGSIRVRPLDSIRVRPSRSLSPDSSEYDPEMDLGIRVFASDSQAGQQERVSSTSPISMEGCSESTEDKCSQCPSEDCTASSCSLDSCPNRASSQPMPCTLHNDSSGQDSIEDISATNDLQLPDSTSMLEEIPGTGEIAQDNTTTALEAEVSEQGVDTSEAPAVETPPEASAPQLEDDAPITTTMSSSSASSSTPSTASSPEPSKPVSLPNKVVALADLKSEEDIRRLSVRQCKELLALHRVNYSGITEKSELLNKIDMLWKDYQNARQDVEGLPEELLCKICMDSTIDCVFLECGHMIACTQCGKQMAECPVCRQYVVRVVRTFRA, encoded by the exons atgctggggggagggggcagctgCGGTGGGCCAGTTTCATGGTGGTGCAGCGAAGTGTGGAGGTGCTCCCCTAAAGTGGCCCCGGACATTGCATCATCAAGCGCAGAGATGGCCAACTGTGACCAGTGCAGCGTCAAGTTTTCACTTCTGAAGAGACGG AGAACCTGTGCAAATTGCCACCTTGTCTTTTGTAGCTCTTGCATAAAGACAGGCATTGGAGGGACGAGAAAATGCAACAAATGTATAGTGTTATCACAATGGCCTCTTGACATCTCTGAGGTTGGAGCCTTGCGTGTCAAGGACCTGAGACAGTACCTCCAGGCACAGCATATCAACAGTACAACATGTACAG AGAAGCGAGAGTTGATTGAGCTGGTGACACGCCACATTTGCAGTCAGCGGCGGATGTCAGATAGTGCGAGACAAAATACAGGTGCTGGGAGTGGGAGCATTTTCTCAAGCACACCGCGACCGCCAGTGTTTAAACCTCCCTCTTCCAATATTATGAGGGATGATGGCATTAGGGTGCGGCCAAGCAGCACACTAAACAGTGACAGTTTGGGCAGCATACGAGTTAGGCCATTAGACAGCATAAGAGTGAGGCCAAGTCGCTCACTCTCTCCCGATTCTAGTGAATATGATCCAGAGATGGATTTGGGCATCAGGGTCTTCGCGTCGGATAGCCAGGCAGGCCAGCAGGAACGTGTGAGCAGCACATCACCCATCAGCATGGAGGGCTGTTCAGAGAGCACGGAGGACAAGTGCTCGCAGTGCCCCAGCGAAGACTGTACAGCCTCCTCTTGTAGCTTAGACTCCTGTCCCAACAGAGCATCTAGTCAACCCATGCCGTGCACCTTGCATAATGATTCCTCAGGGCAAGACAGCATTGAGGACATAAGTGCCACAAATGACCTGCAGTTACCCGACTCCACCAGCATGCTGGAGGAGATCCCAGGAACAGGTGAAATTGCTCAAGATAACACTACCACAGCGCTGGAGGCAGAGGTTTCGGAGCAAGGAGTCGATACTTCAGAGGCACCAGCAGTGGAGACCCCACCCGAGGCCTCTGCACCTCAGTTAGAGGATGACGCACCCATTACCACTACCATGTCCTCTTCGTCagcctcctcctctactccttccaCGGCTTCATCCCCAGAACCTTCAAAACCTGTAAGC CTCCCCAACAAAGTTGTCGCGCTGGCAGACCTGAAGTCAGAGGAGGACATCCGTCGTCTTAGCGTCCGCCAGTGCAAAGAGCTTCTGGCCCTGCACCGGGTCAACTACTCAGGGATCACGGAGAAGTCGGAGCTGTTGAACAAGATTGACATGCTCTGGAAGGATTACCAGAATGCACggcaag ATGTTGAGGGTTTGCCAGAGGAACTGTTGTGTAAGATCTGCATGGATAGCACGATAGACTGTGTCTTTTTAGAGTGTGGACACATGATTGCATGTACACAGTGTGGGAAGCAGATGGCGGAGTGTCCAGTGTGCCGCCAATATGTGGTGCGTGTTGTACGTACTTTCCGAGCTTAA